The proteins below are encoded in one region of Corvus hawaiiensis isolate bCorHaw1 chromosome 3, bCorHaw1.pri.cur, whole genome shotgun sequence:
- the LOC125322817 gene encoding sterile alpha motif domain-containing protein 1-like, with amino-acid sequence MLGPPPPYCRSILIRSAASAGGGGRERRAAPAAAPAERERRRHSHRTHTLTHPRPTPPAAAAARTPLLSFLLLLLPPPTPPPPPERNGGGGRLRRGSGRRGLPCRAEAAAALVAVVAAAAAVVVGEAAAEEEAEEEEEKRQQGKADPAEAGLVAAPRAGFLVPSPGGCRERRGGPAGAGARGSRGRSARPGLCQENAGTEEMSTPFTKA; translated from the coding sequence ATGCtggggccgccgccgccataTTGTCGCTCTATTTTGATTCGGAGCGCAGCGAGCGCGGGGGGAGGGGGCCGGGAGCGGCGCGCGGCCCCAGCGGCGGCTCCGGCTGAGCGGGAGCGGCGCCGCCACAGCCACCGCACACACACCCTCACACacccccgccccaccccgcccgccgccgcggcAGCACGGACCCccctgctctccttcctcctactcctccttcctcctcctactcctcctccccccccggAGCGGaacggcggcggcgggaggctGCGGAGAGGGTCGGGTCGGCGGGGTCTCCCCTgccgggcggaggcggcggcggcgctggtggcGGTAGTGGCGGCGGCTGCTGccgtggtggtgggggaggcggcggcggaggaggaggcggaggaggaggaggagaagcgGCAGCAGGGTAAGGCTGACCCCGCCGAGGCGGGCCTGGTGGCGGCTCCCCGGGCCGGTTTCCTGGTCCCATCcccggggggctgcagggagaggcgCGGGGGGCCGGCAGGGGCGGGGGCCCGGGGCTCCCGCGGCCGCTCTGCGCGCCCTGGACTGTGCCAGG